One window of Flavobacterium ammonificans genomic DNA carries:
- a CDS encoding transcriptional regulator — translation MNYIKHLTGFFEKVAIDKTLNPTHVSLYIALFQFWNCNRFKNPISINRDEVMRISKISSKATYHKCLKNLHSLGYINYEPSYNPFKGSHVILFNFSEDLKPLPKSERKPKNEPLIELVSEQALNKSCTSSETGTEQALVPSINYINNTNILNDKNVSNLEKHTKNFEENENDFVISTIGEITSQEKKLREKKKGFVEPNLNEIKTYFQQNNFPEQEAQKFFNYFKSVGWLVGGKTPMVDWQAAAQNWMINAPKFISNAEQPNRAKQLNTTTDKDYSEPL, via the coding sequence ATGAACTACATCAAACACCTAACCGGTTTCTTCGAAAAAGTAGCCATTGATAAAACATTAAATCCAACACACGTAAGCTTATACATTGCTTTATTCCAATTTTGGAACTGCAACCGCTTCAAAAATCCAATCAGCATCAATCGCGATGAGGTAATGCGAATTAGCAAAATCAGTTCAAAAGCAACCTATCACAAATGTCTGAAGAACTTGCATAGTTTGGGGTATATCAATTACGAACCATCCTACAATCCTTTCAAAGGAAGCCATGTCATTTTATTCAACTTTTCCGAAGATTTAAAACCGCTTCCAAAATCCGAAAGAAAACCAAAAAATGAACCACTTATTGAACTTGTTTCTGAACAAGCTTTGAACAAGTCTTGTACTAGTAGTGAGACAGGTACTGAACAAGCATTAGTACCTTCTATAAACTATATAAACAATACAAACATTTTAAACGATAAAAACGTTTCAAACTTGGAAAAGCACACAAAAAATTTTGAAGAAAATGAAAATGATTTTGTCATTTCGACGATAGGAGAAATCACATCCCAAGAAAAAAAGTTGCGCGAAAAAAAGAAAGGTTTCGTTGAACCAAACTTAAATGAAATCAAAACCTATTTCCAACAAAATAACTTTCCGGAACAAGAAGCTCAAAAATTCTTCAACTATTTCAAAAGTGTCGGTTGGTTAGTCGGAGGTAAAACACCAATGGTCGATTGGCAAGCAGCAGCACAAAATTGGATGATTAACGCACCAAAATTTATTTCAAATGCAGAACAACCAAACAGAGCAAAACAACTCAACACAACAACCGACAAAGACTATTCAGAGCCATTATAG
- a CDS encoding helix-turn-helix domain-containing protein, producing the protein MAIEVITREDLNEFRSLLLNDLKEIIQSKPQQTKQWLKSNEVRKLLNISPGTLQNLRINGTLTYTKIGGIMYYDNSDIDKLLNGNKVNALPTLFK; encoded by the coding sequence ATGGCAATCGAAGTTATTACACGCGAAGACTTAAACGAATTCAGAAGTCTTCTTTTGAACGATTTAAAAGAAATCATTCAATCCAAACCGCAACAAACAAAACAGTGGCTCAAATCCAATGAAGTCCGTAAACTGTTAAACATTTCTCCAGGTACTTTGCAAAATCTCCGCATCAACGGAACACTGACCTACACCAAAATAGGTGGCATAATGTATTATGACAATTCAGACATTGATAAGTTATTAAATGGAAATAAGGTAAACGCTTTGCCCACTCTGTTCAAGTAA
- a CDS encoding RteC domain-containing protein, whose product MSSKINQLLTDLNEQLNFTDLEIDDPIKRCESAIDIILKSLQKLKVLFEKEKIKSSEQEINFFKNIKPKFTSKLIYYNTIFKIETKKPHGGERILKKYLNNELDKLKRYFDNNLDFYKYYRTGSNYLDHKYFIRGKSDVKLALDSFYFEVDHTFSTSHDFKVAKIMAHDLIQVYLEDKLLIMENREPKEKSQVNPKVKQNWTGSKVALIELLYALHTEGVFNNGASDLKDIAAYFENVFNIDLGQYHRAFLEIRMRKSDQTKFLNTLKERLVKRMENTDDML is encoded by the coding sequence TTGAGCTCAAAAATCAACCAATTATTAACAGATTTAAACGAACAGTTAAATTTTACTGATTTAGAAATAGACGACCCAATAAAGCGTTGTGAAAGTGCTATAGATATTATTTTGAAATCACTCCAAAAATTAAAAGTATTATTTGAAAAAGAAAAGATAAAATCATCAGAACAAGAAATTAATTTCTTCAAAAACATCAAACCTAAATTCACTTCTAAATTAATTTACTACAATACCATTTTTAAAATCGAAACAAAAAAACCGCATGGTGGAGAGCGTATTTTAAAAAAATATCTAAATAATGAATTAGATAAATTGAAACGTTATTTCGACAATAATTTAGACTTTTATAAATACTATCGAACAGGAAGCAATTATCTTGATCATAAGTATTTTATTAGAGGAAAATCTGATGTAAAATTAGCGTTAGATAGTTTTTATTTTGAAGTAGATCATACCTTTTCTACTTCACATGATTTCAAAGTAGCCAAGATTATGGCACACGATTTAATACAGGTATATCTAGAAGACAAACTCCTTATAATGGAAAATAGAGAACCAAAGGAAAAATCACAAGTCAATCCCAAGGTAAAACAAAATTGGACGGGCTCTAAAGTCGCCTTAATAGAGCTTTTATATGCATTGCATACCGAAGGTGTGTTCAATAACGGAGCATCAGATTTGAAAGATATTGCCGCATACTTCGAAAATGTATTTAATATCGATTTAGGTCAATACCACCGTGCTTTCCTTGAAATTAGAATGCGTAAATCAGACCAAACCAAATTCCTAAACACACTAAAAGAAAGATTGGTAAAACGTATGGAAAATACAGACGATATGCTTTAA